In one Dunckerocampus dactyliophorus isolate RoL2022-P2 chromosome 9, RoL_Ddac_1.1, whole genome shotgun sequence genomic region, the following are encoded:
- the LOC129187294 gene encoding filamin A-interacting protein 1-like, which translates to MHPEVERQSREFQRSCRTMTAQLAEGATQNQPLRQQHVSIGRRIDALEERRNATREKDVELQEASDRDPGQQGSLSEVEVLRRRVVEMEGKDEELIRMSDQCQDLDRRLVKETKNCCSLKVEVDGLNGRISELDRIEEALGKSKQECRSLRDSLERERDASKLLSGEVDSLKVRVRELESSESQLEKSEAAIRRDLVMLRSLTAALAEDRKNVSERLQQAEEKLGGWGNKREEGALSSKADMDERIKGKENERDDLQARLSAEEQRNAELESKMATMRKRLQVLENRREKEEKYMQGSIPNNASPRCQTEENKVKQLTWELERLQKRLQEKEMMEKELMKVEDSYESLEKRFQDEQMKSKSLVKELDMAKKELSGYKQAEKQEVNQEHLLLCRLQKEQVKSRLLGREVKTLKEQLQKLMGTEESISRVQTDHSVLQGKLTHQEARNRELAQEMRELSSELERHRRLKNLTPGGENEDHANLYHATKEVQTDSIANLPPDCQLPSIINKTFDGKGNNEDPNHNVQVTDSQESSLVNNLNSLNSANNIVCQNRGHPANGLNVHQAPNGDVMMLTHTPGQPLQIKVTPHHILNTATLEISSPTSDTSPSYTSTAFIPSAGNTPNQRITIIQNPLNAKSPPSSPDRTISLLNGTPISRMMSPNSSRSATPDLPIQILTVRTCSPEPADMGSQSATFCKSPERQNSWHHVCANSSPDSSPSIITTEDNKIHIHLGSPYLPPHSMAPPVGPYYLRHEQRTQVLANGCHVKGVGKITSSITISPAASPASHSSM; encoded by the coding sequence ATGCATCCTGAGGTGGAGCGACAGAGTCGAGAATTCCAGCGCTCCTGCCGCACCATGACGGCTCAACTCGCTGAAGGGGCAACTCAAAATCAGCCGCTGCGACAGCAGCATGTGAGCATTGGTCGCCGAATCGATGCCCTAGAAGAGAGGAGGAATGCCACTAGGGAGAAGGATGTGGAACTTCAGGAGGCAAGTGATCGAGACCCAGGACAACAGGGGTCGCTGTCAGAAGTGGAGGTACTGAGGAGACGGGTGGTGGAAATGGAAGGGAAGGACGAGGAACTTATCCGCATGAGCGACCAGTGCCAGGATCTGGACCGCAGACTGGTGAAGGAGACCAAAAACTGCTGTAGCCTGAAAGTTGAGGTGGACGGGCTAAATGGTAGAATCAGCGAACTGGACAGGATAGAGGAGGCTTTGGGCAAAAGCAAACAAGAATGTCGTAGTCTGCGGGATAGTTtggaaagagagagagatgcAAGCAAGTTACTGTCAGGTGAGGTGGACTCCCTGAAGGTCAGGGTGAGAGAGCTGGAGTCGAGTGAAAGCCAACTGGAGAAGAGTGAAGCGGCGATTAGACGGGACCTTGTCATGCTCAGGTCCCTGACGGCGGCCTTGGCGGAGGACAGGAAGAACGTGTCCGAGAGGCTACAGCAAGCTGAAGAAAAGCTCGGTGGCTGGGGGAACAAAAGAGAAGAGGGGGCGCTGAGCTCCAAGGCAGATATGGACGAAAGGATAAAGGGCAAGGAGAATGAAAGGGATGATCTACAGGCAAGACTCTCAGCGGAGGAGCAGAGAAATGCAGAGCTAGAGAGTAAAATGGCCACAATGAGGAAAAGGTTACAGGTTTTGGAGAACAGGAGAGAAAAGGAGGAGAAGTACATGCAAGGCTCCATCCCCAACAATGCCAGCCCTCGTTGccaaacagaagaaaacaaagtcaaacagCTAACATGGGAGCTGGAGAGGCTACAGAAAAGACTGCAAGAGAAAGAGATGATGGAGAAAGAGCTAATGAAGGTAGAAGACAGCTATGAATCTCTGGAAAAGAGATTCCAGGATGAACAGATGAAATCCAAGTCTCTCGTCAAAGAACTGGATATGGCTAAAAAGGAGCTTTCTGGATACAAGCAGGCAGAGAAGCAGGAGGTCAACCAGGAGCATCTCCTCCTTTGTCGTCTTCAGAAGGAGCAAGTCAAGTCCAGACTGCTCGGGAGAGAGGTTAAAACCCTGAAGGAGCAACTGCAGAAGCTGATGGGGACAGAGGAATCCATCAGCAGGGTGCAGACGGATCACTCTGTACTCCAGGGTAAGCTGACCCACCAGGAAGCCAGGAACAGGGAACTAGCCCAAGAGATGAGGGAACTGAGTAGCGAGCTAGAGCGACATAGACGGCTGAAAAACCTAACACCGGGAGGTGAGAACGAAGACCATGCAAACCTTTACCATGCCACCAAGGAGGTGCAAACCGATTCCATAGCCAACCTGCCTCCAGATTGCCAACTCCCCTCGataattaacaaaacatttgatGGGAAAGGCAACAATGAGGATCCAAACCACAACGTACAAGTCACAGACAGCCAGGAATCAAGTCTGGTCAACAACCTCAACAGCTTAAACAGTGCCAACAACATTGTGTGCCAAAACAGAGGCCACCCAGCCAATGGGCTCAATGTGCACCAAGCGCCAAATGGTGATGTGATGATGTTAACGCACACACCTGGGCAGCCCCTGCAAATCAAGGTGACCCCTCATCACATTCTAAACACAGCCACCCTTGAGATCAGCAGCCCCACTTCAGACACATCCCCCTCTTACACCAGCACCGCCTTCATCCCGTCCGCTGGGAACACACCGAACCAAAGAATCACCATCATCCAGAATCCACTCAATGCTAAAAGCCCACCTTCGAGTCCTGACCGCACCATTTCCCTGCTTAACGGAACGCCCATCTCTCGAATGATGAGCCCGAATTCATCTCGCTCGGCGACACCGGACCTTCCCATCCAGATTCTGACCGTCCGGACTTGTTCTCCGGAGCCAGCTGACATGGGAAGCCAGTCTGCTACATTCTGCAAGTCACCCGAACGTCAGAACAGCTGGCACCACGTGTGCGCCAACAGTAGCCCCGACTCAAGTCCTAGCATCATCACCACAGAGGACAATAAGATCCACATCCACCTAGGGAGCCCTTATCTCCCACCTCATAGCATGGCGCCACCTGTAGGGCCATACTACCTGCGACACGAGCAGAGGACTCAAGTACTGGCCAATGGCTGCCACGTTAAAGGTGTTGGCAAGATTACCAGTAGCATTACCATATCTCCTGCAGCCTCTCCGGCCTCACACTCCTCTATGTAA
- the LOC129187300 gene encoding filamin A-interacting protein 1-like, whose amino-acid sequence MHHVDKGSNRVHWEQTSPKKHNSKSCNHPIPEIPNPPKVRVQRDNKPDKRRSRRGANGDLSRDDMLFLLSVLEGELQARDEVIEVLKSERTDSVLLEAHYGFIALEGALRALHRDSLRSQQENLQDVCKTVTAEVPIIRNQTPFEAANQI is encoded by the exons ATGCATCATGTTGATAAAGGCAGCAACAGAGTTCACTGGGAACAAACTTCTCCCAAGAAACACAACTCTAAGTCTTGCAACCACCCAATTCCTGAGATCCCGAATCCTCCCAAGGTCCGCGTTCAGAGGGATAACAAGCCAGACAAGAGACGGAGTAGACGTGGTGCAAACGGAGACCTTTCCCGTGACGACATGTTGTTCCTACTTAGTGTTCTGGAGGGAGAGCTTCAG GCAAGAGATGAAGTCATCGAGGTGCTGAAATCAGAAAGGACGGACTCGGTTCTATTGGAGGCCCACTATGGTTTCATTGCCCTGGAGGGGGCGCTTCGTGCCCTACACAGAGACTCACTGCGGTCACAACAGGAAAACCTGCAGGATGTGTGCAAAACAGTTACAGCTGAGGTACCAATAATAAGAAACCAAACACCATTTGAAGCCGCTAATCAAATCTAA